In the genome of Arachis hypogaea cultivar Tifrunner chromosome 9, arahy.Tifrunner.gnm2.J5K5, whole genome shotgun sequence, the window tgagcaaaaatctgattcagaggctgaaaaaggactgctgatactgttggattctgaccttcctgcacttgagtggaatttttggagctacagaaattcaaatgatgcactctcaattgcgatggaaagtagacatccagggctttccagcaatatataatagttcatactttatccgagtttagacgacgcaaactggcgttcaacgccagctttctgccctattctggcgttaaacgccagaaacaagttgcaagctagagtcaaacgccagaaacaagttacaaactggcgtttaactccaaggaagacctctacacgtgaaaacttcaatgctcagcccaagcacacaccaagtgggcccggaagtagatttctgtatcatttacttgtttctgtaaccctagtaactagttttgtataaatagaacttttattattgtattagacatcttggatcTTTGGACGAGCTTTTAGAACATCTTTggaccattgttcacgttttgggaggctggccattcggccatgcctaccctattttcacttatgtattttcaactgtagagtttctacacaccatagattaaggtgtggagctctgctgttcctcgagtattaatgcaaagtattactattttctattcaattcatacttattcttattctaagatatctattcgcacacaagaacatgatgaatgtgatgattacgtgacactcatcaccattcttacttatgaacgcgtgattgacaaccacttccgttctacatgaagacaagcttgaatgtatatctcttgggtttctaatcaacgattcaaatcgactcccctctgacaatggggcatctgaatctgagattagaatcttcatggtataggctagaatccattggcagcattcttgatatccagaaagtctaaaccttgtctgtggtatttcgagaaggatctgggatgggatgactatgacgagcttcaaactcgcgactgtagggcgtggtgacagacacaaaaagatagtaaatcctattcctacacgatcgagaaccaacagctgattagcgatacgatatctgtgcatggtatttttcatccgagacgagcacTCTGACAGgtgattagccatacagaaaccgtagaggaccattttcactaagagaacagaaagtagccattgacaatggtgacacccaacatatagcttgcaatggaaaggagtatgaaggattagatgaaggcagtaggaaagcagagattcagaaggaacaacgcatctccatacgcttatctgaaattcacaccaatgaattacaaaagtatctatatctttattttatgttttatttatcttttaattattaaaactccataaaccatttaaatccacctgactgagatttacaaggtgaccataccttgcttcaagctgacaatctccgtgggatcgacccttactcacgtaaggtttattacttggacgacccagtgcacttgctggttagttgtgcgaagttgtgaaaaagagtttagattacaattgtgcgtaccaagttgttggcgccattgtgtatcacaattttgtgcactaaagacatgatagacaataatcaaaaagatcaattaaaaataaaaatggttattgtattaataaattctaaaaataatccaattgtaactctgaccaaggattaaggatatgaaagtgTAAGGGACAAGAGAAACAAACTAAAATGATGTGGCAGAGGTAACAACTCTTCttaatatccaaatcaaaagcaactagcaaataaaaattctaagaactatgaatgtgaagaaaaacctagaggaggagtaaaaattagatctaaaaactaaaaactatcctaatgagaatctctcttgagtctctgcatgttccttaGCTCTAGTCTGtatttctaggccgaaaactgggtcaaaattcGGCCCAAAAttacccccagcaatttctgttaattctgcagatcgcgcatgtcacgcatatgcgtcgtTCACGCGTGCGCGACATTCAgcattttccttgccacgcgtacgcattgTCCATgtgttcgcgtcattcgtgcagattctaatctacgcgttcgcgtcaggcacgcgaacgcgttactgcgattttctccatttcacgcggtcgcgtgagccatgcgtccgcgtcagtgttcgctagtcatctccttggtttcttgtgttccttccattttttgcaagcttcctctccattctctaagccattcctgccttatgaaacctgaaacgcttaacacacggataacggcatcgaatggtataaaggagaattaaaatacacaataaaaagatctataggaagcaagttttcaaccatagaataaatttgggaaggaattgtaatatcatgctaatcatatgaataagtgggtaaagacttgataaaatcactcaattaaacacaatataaatcataaaataatggttcaTCAAGCATCCGCGCGTTCTCGGTACTggccttgtattgaattttaaaatcataaccAAGGAGTTTGTGAAGCCATTTATGTTGTTCAGGTGTGTGCAAATCCTGCTCCAAAAGAGATCTCAAACTCTTGTGATCTGTTCGAATAATAAATTTTTTGCCCAAGAGATAGTGTCGAAACTTAGCAATTGCTTTAGTTATTGCATAAAAATCGAATAATATAGGCGGATTGCTTCTCTAAGGTAGGAGGAAGTTTCTTCTAAAAATAAGCTATAGGATGGCGCTACTGAATCAGAATAGCACCAATACCCGTACCTGACGCATTAGTCTCTACTTCAAATGGAAGGTTAAAATCAGGAAGTGCTAGCACTGTTTAGTGGAAATCGCTTGCTGTAATTGATGGAATGCAAACGTAGCTTAATCAGAGCAAACAAAACGTCCTCTTTCAACAAATTAGTAAGAGGAGAAGCTAAGGTTGCATAACCTTTAATGAAGCGGTAATAATACCCCGTGAGGCCTAAAAAGGCACGAAGCTGATTAACACTACTAGGTTGACACCAATCTTGAATTGTTTGCACTTTGGCCGATTCCATGAGAACACTACCACCTATAATCGTGTAACCTAAGTATTCCACATCACTAGTTTCAAAAAGGCATTTAGAGAGCTTGGCGAAGAGAGTCTTCTGTCTTAGCAACTTCAATACCAATTCTAAATGCTCAAGATGACTATCAAAAGAACTGTTGTACACCAATCTGTCGTCAAAGAACACCAACACAAACTTACATAAGTATAGTTTGAAGACATCATTCATAAGGCTCCAGAAAGTAGCAGGGGGTATTAGTGAGGCCAAAAGGCATTACCAGTCATTCGTACAAGCCATGATGAGTATAAAAGGCTATTTTAAAACGATCCTCAGGCTTAACCAAAATCTGATGGTAGCCGGATCGTAAATCCAACATAGAAAAGACATGGACCTAAACAATTCATTCAATAACTCCTCAATAGTTGGGATAGGAAAACTATCATTAATAGTGACACTGTTCAATGCTCTATAATCATTACAAAATCGCCATGTTCCATCTTATTTTTTAACCAAGAGGACTGGTGATGAGAAGAGACTCTTGCTGGGTTGGATTATCCCTTCTTGTAACATGGCTTGCACCATCGATTCAATTTACGATTTTAAGCTATGGGGATACTGATAAGGATGAGTCTTCACAGCTTCAGCCCCAGCCACAAATGGAATGCTATGATCCTGAGTGCGTTGTGGAGGAAGATGTGATGGCATGGCAAAAACAACGACGTACTTACACAATAGGGAAGCCAAAGCAGGGTCTAAAGAAGCAAGAAGTGGTAAGCTGTGCTGTAAGGTATCAACTGGTATTTGATGTTCCAGAGTGAAGGCTTTGACAATTTCATGTGTAAGGACCAACAATTGTATTAGCAATTTTTCCTTCTACTATCAGAATATTGAAATCACCAACAATCACCTTAATTCCTAGAGCAGGTTTGATAGGAAGATTCAAAAACTTAGCGATGCGTGGTTGGATAAAGCTATCAGAGCTACCACCATCAATTAAGGCCTGCACCTCTAAACCATTTATGGAAACTTTGACATGAATGAGAGACGGTCCCGGAGTACCATGCATCGCATTACAGGACAAATAGTGGTCCAGCACCTGACATTCCAAGGACTCAAGTGTGCTATTCGGTAAAACCGGTTATGCAAGCTCATAAACAGGGGCCATATTCTCATCCAATTCTAATTGTAGCAACATGAATTGACAATTTGTATAGTGGCGGCTGGCAGAGAACTGTTCGTCACACCAATAACAAAGACCCTTCTCCTATTTACTCTGAATCTCAGTAGAGGTCAACCTCTGAACTAGGTTTTTGAGTGGTGGAATAGGAGAGCATTGTGATGGTGTCAGAAGTAATGCGAGAAGAGTTGTGGTTCAGAGGGCGTGGGGATAGAGAAGAATTGGGAGTTGTGAATTCTGGTTTGTGAGCAGTAGGGGCATATGTGGTTCTTGGCAAATAAGTCAATTTTTCTTCATAGAGTCTAGCTAAGGACAACGTCCTCATCAAAAATGGAGGACATTGAGCTTTAACCTCCCTCTATACCTCAGGTTTCAGTCCACTAACAAAACAGTTTCGAAGTGCCTCAAGAGGATCAATGTGAGTACAATTTGCCAAAGCGACAAATTCTGAATAATACACGCTTACCGTGCCACCTTGCTTCAGGTTGAATAATAATCCTCGTGGTGACTCAAACAGTGACGGGCCGAATTCGAGCTCAATCGCCCGCTTCACTTGGTTCCATGAGCAAAACTGAGCAAAACGTTAGGACATTTGAAATCAAGGAATGGTAGCAGCAGTCATATGAATCGCAGCAATTCCGATTTGTTCTTCTTCAGGAACTCAAAAAAATTTGAAGTACTAGTCCATTGAAAAATTTCACCCTAAAGCATTAGTACTATTGAATGGCAAATCAAAATTCACCCGATAAAGTTACAAAGATGAACGATGCTACAGAATAACGCCTGAGTTCGAACCATGGGAGAGCTTAGGTATCTCAGATCGATGCCTGTGCTGGTCCTGAAAGATTTGTGTAAGAGAATCCTGGATGCCGTCAATTTTGAGATTAGTGGCTTTGGAAGCACGAGTGCGTTCAGACCTATTCTCCTCCGTGATAGATTCAAACATTTGGAATAGCTTTTTAATGTCAGCCTCCATGCCTTTCATCCGCATGTTGTCAGCTACGGCCATGGTGATAAAAGCACCAATTGATAGGGTGGAGTTTAGAGATAATAAGAATAGAAAGAAATGTGGTATGTATTTATGTTTAATTGAAGAAATTTACAAGTAATTGGTAAGTGAAGAGCATATATGAGAGTTGTAAGTAGAAATGGAGAAACAAAAGGGAATAGTGCCGCAAAATGATGCAGACGGATATAGTAATTCCTTAACTACTCCAAGCATTAACAGTACttgaagaattgaaaaagaacaaGAGATGAGAAAGGGAACAGAGGGAAAAAGAATAAGGGAGCAGAAAAGAAGGGAAAAAGAACAACACAAGGAGGAGGCAAATGTACCAACAATCCTAAAGATCATAACAAACTAGCCTCTTGTTATTAATTCTCTCTCTAGTGCTCCTTCTTGGGCCCGTATCATGCGGATTGAGTGCCAACTGTCCTTATGTTGTAACAATATTTCCTTCCGAGGTTGTAAGTTTTTCAATTATGTACTCTTCCTCATTCATGTACCTAACAGGGTGGAAGTGAGTCGGATTATTTGATGGAGTTCGTTGTTCGACTTATTTTAGATTCAGTTTAATTCCGTTGTTTTATTAAATAGGTTAaacttagattttttttaaaaatttattagttaAAAGGTCGGGTCATATAGACTTTGAAAAAAAAACCTATGAGTTGGACCAACTCGtcaaaatatctttttgtaaaaataaattattcctaatttcAGTTATAGTTAACACAAAACAAATtagtaaaaaaatcaataattaaggACTAGTTAAAAAAGTCTATAAAATTTGTTGGGTTGActcgtcaaaatatttttttataaaaatgaattattcttggttttatttatattaaacacaaaacaaatcaaaacaaaaaaagaatCAATAATCAAGACTAGTTAAGATTGTAGTATTTttgtcaaaagaaaaaaatttatgaattgTAAATATGGTTATGATATGTAACTAATGATTAATATATAAACGAATTATGCTttacaaattataaattatacattttaaAATGCATTTAatgtcaatttaaatttttaggtaTATTCTTTTGAGCTTTAATTCTTGAAATAGGTGTTTCAAATATGCTCATAGTCTTGTCGGATTTTAAATTGGCCAGACtcaaacattaaaaaaaagctatgaaaaataacaatttaGACTTGAGTCATTTATTTATAACATGGGTCAGACTCGTCAAAGTCGAAGCTCGATTCAATTCAAAGCATTTCTACCCCTAATTATAAGTAACGGAGATGTCATTAGTTATTTATTTGATAAATGTTAGTGTATATATAATTAgaggtaaagtactaaattggtcctttCGTTTGGGCATAATCATGTTTTGATCCTTAAGgtgtaaaatgtcctatttaaattcaaaaaatttcatttagcttcaatgtagTCTCACTGTGaggtcaaatttaaaaaattaacggaatgtcctacatAATGGCAGTACAAGAACAGGAAGATCGATAATCTAGAGAACAAATACAAATTCcgaaggcacaaaatcaaccgtagatgcatcaatatatttatttattatttttcttactatttaaatgaaatattttttgtagaactaaggagaataataaataaatgtattgatgcattcacaattgattttgtgcctctggagcttgtacttgttctccagattatcgatcttattcttatactgctgtcatataggacattccattaattatttaattttgacctcatgGTGGGACTACATTAAATctaaattaaacttttttaaatttaaatagaatattttaaactttaaagaccaaaacagaattacgcccaaacgtaagagatcaatttaatactttatcctATAATTAATTAGTCAAATAATATAGTATTAGAAAagcaaatttttttaatcaatattaattaatttttataaaaagttattttatttattttaaatttaaattataaatcataaatttttaattttaatataaaagttaaattataaatttaaattttaaattaaaattaacctatattaattaattaaaaattattttttttagtttctcaGTCAAATAATATAAAGATGATTCAATACCCACGAACTATAtggattaaagaaaaatattccGAACAAATGCAAGAATGATATTATAAGTGAACATATATTGAAGTGCACATATAGGCAGACTCACACACACGATGTTAGGCTAATAAtggtgattttttaaattatgaacTATTGAGATATCAATCTCAAACGtagtattatttgatttgaaatatagaaattgaattttttaacttttaaaaatattaaaattgaactcTCCGATTTGTAAGATACTAAAATTGGACTTTTTGAAATGGATTTTTCAAATTATGaaattagactttttaatttttttttaaatttaaaatttttaagatacaAAAATCGAGctctctaattttaattttttataattttaaaaatattaaaaattataatattaagatATATCACTCATCGATTTTaccttcataaataaaaaaattagctaCAAGATATACCTAATATAATTATTCTCCACATATAAGTCATTTTACCATATAAGTTCATTCAAGTTATTTTACTCTAATTTACCCTCACGCGTACGGCTTAAACACGTGTATTCCACGCCCCCTCTTAATTTAATAGATTTTTCAATCAACGGGCGAATATATAACTTCGTTTTTCGAAAggatttcgttttcttttttcaaatttcatttgCATTTTTCTTCCTTCGTTTTCATGAGTTCTCTTTCGTTGTTTTTGTGTGTTTCTCCCTACGttctttttcttcgtttttttatttactttgttcTATATGTTCATTTTTGAAATCAAGCTCCGAAATTGtttgaagataatgaatgattcaaaTTTAGATTGTCAGCTGAACCAGAGCAAAgtagattattgttttgaatccaatgaaGTGCCTGAAGTGtggttcaattctagttaatattttcgttagtagtttataatTATCCAGGTGAATAATGTTAACCTTGCCTGTAaaaattgttgttcattgttgactGTTTGAATTAAATGTAATATAGTTGTTCTGATGAATCTGTTCATTGCTATCCATTTTATATAAGATTTTTCAGGGTACATCAGACATATTTTGGTGTAATAGGGGAGCTTTTCGGTGTATTTACAGGTTCTGACTTTTTCAATTGAACGAGGGTGAattgtattattattttgaattgaatCAAGTAGTAAGGTGTGGTTTGAATCTAGACAATGTAGTTtgtttatagtttaaaattttatagttgaAATGTTTTAGTTTCTGTTTAATGTTGATTCTATAGTTGTTGTTGTATTCTACAGTTTATCCTAGCTTTAATATGGTGTATTGTGGAATATTTTGGgtatattttgtaatttctgtgcGATGTTGATGAGCAGTTTGTTCTAAAGGTTGGGATGACTTTAACACGCTTGAAAATGCTGCGAAATTCTACAATTATTTGAAAGTTGCAGATTTTTCAACAAGAGTGTGAAgcacaaataagaaggaaaaTGATACTAAgaaccaattgattacatgtagtagagagggaaaatggaaataaaaaatatctccaaCCGAGAAGACAAATCCCTAAGTAGGATTAAATTGTCCtgtaagaatttatatacacgtaTTGAAGGACATTAGTGTTTGGATCATTTCGAAAGTCATGTTgcatcattcacacccctgctatGCAAATCAGGCAGATATGCTTAAATAGCACAGGAAACTAAACATGTCCGTgtgtcgtacaatagagaataacgaggaagccggaatcagaccaagcaaaacataccaatcatttgttgcaaaACATCAGTTCAGAGATTCAGTAGCATAGGATAGATTTTGGGGTGTAGAGTGACACTGTTTCGGTGTATCGATGAACATTTTTTGGTGTATTCTGCATGCTCttatttttgacattttttttatatattttgagatGCTGCTATTTGTGTTGGAAATTAGTATCTTGAACTATTTGAAAGGATTTGcttgttttaaatttataatacatATACAATTCAATTCTAAGGAGGGTAACAATTCAAATTTCTGAATTGCCATAACTTCTTGTTAGATTTTGAAGAGAAATATGTAAGCATGCAATTCTAGTGTATTCCGGGTACTTTTCGGTGTATTATAAAAGAAATTTGGTGTATTAGTATATTTGatcttgtttttctttatttttttgaacCTGTAATTATCAgtttttgaatacagcacagacagtttcaCAGAAGTTTATTTAtgcaaacaaaatttataataaggtTGGATTAAATATTCATAAACTATACAAAAAGTATGTCTTTAAACTAATCACAAACTACACAACATTTAAACACAGTAAAACAAATCACTGTCAATATCATTTGAATCTAATTGACAATATGGACTCAACAATGCTACAGATGGCTTGGACAATCTGATTGCTTTGCTTTTCTAAATGGCTCTATCTCTTAGTTGATTCATCTCATCAAACAGAATCCGCAAAGCATAATCAACTCTGAAATGGTCCACCTCTGCCTATAGTTTAAAGAAATTTCTTTTACTAAACTTCGTTAATTTAGTAAAGTAATATagagttatatatttttaaatataattacctGGGTCCAATTCTCTCAGTCATATTTtccctttttaatatttttcggtTCGATTATTTCGAGCCATTTCATTACATAAACCGCTCAATTGAagctaaaaacaaaaatattatataaaataacacCAGAAATACAGGACAATACTCTGTTTCTAGTTACACCAGTTATAGGACAACAGCACCAGTTACACTCGAATTCGATtgatatacacccaaatatcaaCCACATACACCCAAATACCAGTCACATAGAACTCTATTATTTTTTGGATTACATGACATTATATGAATTCAAAATG includes:
- the LOC140175177 gene encoding uncharacterized mitochondrial protein AtMg00860-like; translated protein: MAILLVYNSSFDSHLEHLELVLKLLRQKTLFAKLSKCLFETSDVEYLGYTIIGGSVLMESAKVQTIQDWCQPSSVNQLRAFLGLTGYYYRFIKGYATLASPLTNLLKEDVLFALIKLRLHSINYSKRFPLNSASTS